A genomic region of Terriglobia bacterium contains the following coding sequences:
- a CDS encoding zf-HC2 domain-containing protein, with translation MKCEDFEQLIGMYAGGDLEGRKSRLVKEHLNACARCHDLASQLKCSLATLNEMNDEPVDETLLQELRKSVLRQISSEPISRPMESRFGVLFGGRWNYAVLAILVIGFLAVALLRLDRSRGPRQDLADRSRENVALPVAPKVSPAPLPSDTQHDQGSQRAGLRSSPAMPRRAVQRPKPAAPTGEVAVKQPLAIVNPSIEIAQIVPMRIDLFKIELPRKPDPLVIKWVSKDPDIDIIWLIDKKGE, from the coding sequence ATGAAGTGCGAAGATTTTGAACAACTGATCGGCATGTATGCCGGGGGCGATCTCGAGGGGCGAAAGTCCCGGCTAGTCAAGGAGCATCTCAATGCGTGCGCCCGGTGCCATGATTTGGCCTCACAGCTGAAGTGCAGCCTGGCCACTCTGAATGAGATGAACGACGAACCGGTCGATGAGACATTGCTCCAAGAGCTGAGGAAGAGCGTCCTGAGGCAAATTTCTTCTGAACCGATATCTCGCCCCATGGAGAGTAGGTTTGGAGTGTTGTTCGGCGGGAGATGGAATTATGCTGTCCTGGCCATCCTTGTGATTGGCTTCCTTGCCGTTGCGCTGTTGAGACTCGACCGGTCCAGAGGTCCCCGTCAGGATTTGGCGGACCGGTCCAGAGAAAATGTCGCTCTACCGGTTGCGCCGAAAGTGTCCCCCGCTCCCCTGCCCTCCGATACTCAGCACGATCAAGGGTCGCAACGCGCCGGGTTGAGGTCAAGTCCAGCGATGCCCCGCCGCGCCGTCCAGCGCCCCAAGCCTGCGGCCCCGACCGGAGAAGTGGCCGTAAAGCAACCTCTGGCAATCGTGAACCCGAGTATTGAAATAGCTCAGATTGTGCCGATGCGTATTGATCTGTTCAAGATCGAACTTCCACGGAAACCGGACCCCTTGGTCATTAAATGGGTGTCCAAGGATCCTGATATAGACATCATTTGGTTAATTGACAAGAAGGGAGAATGA